The Providencia rettgeri genome includes a window with the following:
- the ydiK gene encoding putative inner membrane protein, with translation MEKSQKRLDLPKLIFGLLSIVLMIAACFWVLNPFILGFVWAGMMVIATWPLLLRLEARLWRKRWLAALVMVLLILLLFVIPLGILIGSIIENSTPLIDLAKSPSSLTLPDLEWLNTIPMVGEKIYYAWHSLVASGGNALLAKIQPYFGQAAGWFATQAISAGRFVFHLMLMLLFSGLLYLKGESVMVGIRHFAVRLAGIRGDAAVVLAAQSIRAVALGVVVTALIQAIVGGIGLALSGIGYAAILTVLLFICCVAQLGPLLIMIPSVLWLFWTGDTTWGIILAIWAAVVATMDGVLRPWLIKMGADLPMVLILVGVIGGILSFGMIGLFIGPVVLAVSYSLLKAWMNEVAVPNEDLTETEKFLEEEFSIKK, from the coding sequence ATGGAAAAATCGCAAAAACGCTTGGATCTTCCCAAACTTATTTTCGGCCTATTATCCATCGTTTTAATGATAGCAGCCTGTTTTTGGGTACTTAATCCATTTATTCTTGGCTTTGTATGGGCGGGAATGATGGTAATTGCAACTTGGCCACTATTATTAAGACTTGAAGCTCGCTTATGGCGCAAGCGCTGGTTAGCTGCATTAGTGATGGTTCTTCTTATATTACTATTATTCGTTATCCCATTAGGTATCCTAATTGGCAGTATTATTGAAAATAGTACTCCACTTATTGATTTAGCTAAATCACCATCAAGCCTAACGCTGCCTGATTTAGAATGGCTAAATACTATCCCGATGGTAGGTGAAAAAATTTACTATGCATGGCATAGCTTAGTTGCCAGTGGGGGTAATGCTTTACTTGCCAAAATTCAACCCTACTTTGGCCAAGCCGCAGGGTGGTTTGCCACACAAGCTATTAGCGCAGGAAGATTTGTTTTTCACTTGATGTTAATGCTGCTGTTTAGTGGTTTACTCTATCTTAAAGGCGAATCAGTCATGGTTGGTATCCGCCACTTTGCTGTGCGTCTTGCAGGGATCCGTGGAGATGCAGCTGTCGTATTAGCCGCACAATCTATTCGAGCCGTTGCGTTAGGTGTTGTCGTGACTGCACTCATTCAAGCCATTGTCGGTGGCATTGGCCTCGCTCTTTCTGGTATCGGTTACGCAGCAATCTTGACTGTTCTATTGTTTATTTGCTGTGTGGCTCAATTAGGGCCTTTATTAATCATGATCCCCTCCGTGTTATGGCTATTTTGGACAGGTGATACGACCTGGGGGATAATCTTGGCCATTTGGGCTGCCGTTGTCGCTACTATGGATGGCGTTCTTCGCCCATGGTTAATTAAAATGGGCGCAGACTTACCCATGGTTCTAATCCTTGTTGGTGTTATTGGGGGAATTTTATCATTTGGTATGATTGGTTTGTTTATCGGCCCGGTTGTATTAGCTGTTTCTTACAGCTTATTAAAAGCTTGGATGAACGAAGTCGCTGTTCCGAATGAAGACTTAACAGAAACTGAAAAGTTTCTAGAGGAAGAGTTTTCGATTAAAAAGTAG
- the ppsA gene encoding Phosphoenolpyruvate synthase, with product MSTNGLTPCNVLWYNQLGMNDVDRVGGKNASLGEMITNLSDLGVSVPNGFATTAQAFNDFLEQSGVNQRIYNLLDETDIDDVNQLAVAGAQIRQWVIDTPLTKELEQDIRDAFAQLSEGEAEASFAVRSSATAEDMPDASFAGQQETFLNVQGIDAVLVAIKHVFASLFNDRAISYRVHQGYDHRGVALSAGVQRMVRSDLASSGVMFTIDTESGFDQVVFITSAYGLGEMVVQGAVNPDEFYVHKPTLTNNRPAIVRRTLGSKKLQMVYANSKEHGKQVQIEDVPEALRNRFSLADHEVEELARQALQIEKHYGRPMDIEWAKDGHNGRLYIVQARPETVRSNQQVMERYQLKQQGQVLVEGRAIGHRIGSGAVKVIHNLSEMDRIQAGDVLVTDMTDPDWEPIMKKAAAIVTNRGGRTCHAAIIARELGIPAVVGCGDATDRLQEGQEVTVSCSEGDTGFVYEGKLAFEIHSSEVSDMPSLDVKIMMNVGNPDRAFDFACLPNEGVGLARLEFIINRMIGVHPRALLEFDKQSPELQAEIRQMMAGYDDPIEFYVGKLTEGISTLAAAFWPKRVIVRLSDFKSNEYANLVGGDIYEPEEENPMLGFRGAGRYVSDSFRACFALECEAVKRVRNTMGLTNVEIMIPFVRTVAQAEAVVAELAKHDLKRGENGLKVIMMCEIPSNALLADQFLEHFDGFSIGSNDMTQLTLGLDRDSGVVSELFDERNDAVKAMLSMAIQAAKRQNKYVGICGQGPSDHQDFAQWLVDEGIDSLSLNPDTVVQTWLTIAENQ from the coding sequence ATGTCCACAAATGGCCTCACTCCGTGTAATGTACTTTGGTATAACCAATTAGGGATGAATGATGTTGACCGTGTTGGGGGCAAAAATGCTTCTCTCGGTGAAATGATCACTAACTTATCTGATCTGGGAGTATCCGTACCTAACGGTTTCGCGACAACCGCACAGGCGTTTAATGATTTTCTGGAGCAGAGCGGTGTAAATCAGCGCATTTATAACCTGCTAGATGAAACGGATATTGATGATGTGAACCAACTGGCTGTAGCAGGTGCTCAGATCCGTCAATGGGTGATTGATACACCGCTGACGAAGGAGTTGGAACAAGATATTCGTGATGCATTCGCGCAACTGTCAGAAGGTGAAGCGGAAGCCTCATTTGCTGTCCGGTCATCGGCAACGGCTGAGGATATGCCTGACGCTTCGTTTGCAGGGCAACAGGAAACATTCCTTAATGTTCAAGGGATAGACGCAGTCTTAGTTGCGATTAAACACGTTTTTGCTTCATTATTTAATGACCGTGCGATTTCATATCGCGTTCACCAAGGCTATGATCACCGCGGTGTAGCACTTTCTGCGGGTGTTCAACGCATGGTACGTTCAGATTTAGCCTCATCGGGTGTCATGTTTACGATTGATACTGAATCGGGCTTCGATCAAGTCGTATTTATCACCTCTGCGTATGGTTTAGGTGAGATGGTGGTGCAAGGCGCTGTGAACCCTGACGAGTTTTATGTCCATAAACCAACGTTAACCAACAACCGCCCTGCGATTGTACGTCGTACACTGGGCTCAAAAAAATTACAAATGGTGTATGCCAATAGTAAAGAGCACGGTAAACAAGTACAAATCGAAGATGTGCCAGAGGCTCTACGCAATCGTTTCTCTTTGGCTGATCACGAAGTTGAAGAGCTTGCACGTCAAGCTTTACAGATTGAAAAACACTACGGTCGCCCAATGGATATCGAGTGGGCAAAAGATGGTCATAATGGGCGTTTGTATATTGTTCAAGCAAGGCCAGAAACCGTTCGTTCTAATCAACAAGTGATGGAGCGTTACCAATTAAAACAACAAGGACAAGTTTTAGTTGAAGGGCGCGCAATTGGTCATCGTATTGGCTCAGGGGCGGTTAAAGTTATTCATAACTTGAGTGAAATGGATAGAATTCAGGCGGGGGATGTACTCGTTACCGATATGACCGACCCTGATTGGGAGCCTATCATGAAAAAAGCGGCTGCGATTGTTACCAATCGTGGTGGACGCACCTGTCATGCTGCGATTATCGCTCGTGAGTTAGGTATTCCAGCCGTTGTCGGTTGCGGTGATGCGACTGACCGTTTGCAAGAAGGCCAAGAGGTGACTGTCTCTTGCTCTGAAGGCGATACAGGCTTTGTATATGAAGGTAAACTTGCATTTGAAATTCACAGCTCTGAAGTGAGTGATATGCCAAGTCTAGATGTCAAAATTATGATGAACGTCGGTAACCCTGACCGTGCATTTGATTTTGCTTGTTTACCTAATGAAGGCGTGGGCTTAGCTAGGCTTGAATTTATCATCAATCGTATGATTGGTGTTCACCCAAGAGCGTTGCTGGAATTTGATAAGCAATCTCCTGAGCTACAAGCAGAAATTCGCCAAATGATGGCAGGTTATGATGACCCGATTGAATTTTATGTCGGCAAATTAACCGAAGGAATTTCGACTTTAGCCGCAGCCTTCTGGCCAAAACGCGTTATTGTCCGTTTATCTGACTTCAAGTCAAACGAATATGCCAACTTAGTCGGTGGGGATATTTATGAACCTGAAGAAGAAAACCCAATGTTAGGTTTCCGTGGTGCAGGGCGCTATGTGTCTGATAGCTTCCGTGCCTGTTTTGCATTGGAATGTGAAGCGGTTAAACGTGTTCGTAATACCATGGGCCTAACAAATGTTGAAATCATGATCCCATTCGTTCGCACGGTTGCACAGGCGGAAGCCGTAGTTGCAGAATTGGCTAAACATGATTTGAAACGTGGTGAAAATGGCTTAAAAGTTATTATGATGTGCGAAATCCCATCAAATGCTTTACTGGCTGATCAATTCCTCGAACATTTTGACGGTTTCTCTATCGGTTCGAATGATATGACTCAGTTAACATTAGGTCTTGATAGGGACTCGGGTGTTGTTTCTGAATTATTCGATGAACGAAATGATGCCGTGAAAGCGATGTTATCCATGGCAATACAGGCTGCAAAACGCCAAAATAAATATGTAGGCATTTGTGGGCAAGGGCCATCCGACCATCAAGATTTCGCTCAATGGTTGGTTGATGAAGGTATTGATAGTTTATCTTTAAACCCTGACACCGTTGTGCAAACATGGCTAACGATAGCTGAAAATCAATAA